Part of the Fodinicurvata sp. EGI_FJ10296 genome, CGACACCGTGCCCGATCCGACGACGACGGCCGTTACCGCCGGAGTCGATCTTCTGGCAAGGGGGGCGGCGGACGGACCCTATGACTGCATGATCGCCATTGGCGGCGGCAGCTCCATGGACACGGCCAAGGCCATGGGCATCCTGCATGCCGGCGGCGGACGCATGCGCGACCACAAGGTTCCGGCGTCGCCCGACATGCCGGTGATGCCGCTGATCTGCATTCCGACCACCGCCGGCACGGGGTCGGAAGCAACACGTGTCACCGTCATCACGGATGTCGAAACCGACGAGAAAATGCTCATCATGGGGATGGCGGCACTGCCGGCCGCGGCAATCGTCGACTACACGCTGACCATGGCGAAACCGTTTCGACTGACAGCCGATACCGGTGTCGACAGCTTGACTCACGCCATCGAAGCCTATGTCAGCCGCAAGGCCAATCCGCACACAGACATGCTTGCGCTGAACGCCATGCGCCTGATTGCGGCCCATATTCGCACGGCCTGTTTCGACCCCGGCAATGCCCCCGCGCGGGAGGCCATGATGCTGGCCGCCATGCAGGCCGGCATGGCATTTTCCAATGCTTCCGTCTGTCTCGTCCACGGGATGAGTCGGCCCATTGGCGCTTTTTTCCACGTACCTCACGGGCTGTCGAACGCCATGCTGCTGCCGGCCGTCACCGCGTTCTCGATTGCGGGGGCGCCGGGTCGCTATGCCGATTGCGCCCGCGCCACCGGATGGGCGGAACCGAACGCCGACGATACCACAGCCGGGCGGACGCTGATCGAGGGTCTGGTACGCTTGAACGACGATCTTGAGGTGCCGACGCCCGCTGCCTATGGAATCGATCGCAGCCGGTATGACGCCGTCCTCGACGTCATGGCCGACCAGGCACTGGCATCCGGCAGCCCGGCCAACAATCCCGTGGTACCCGCTCACGAACAAATCGTCGGCCTTTACCGTTCCGTCTGGGGCGAATGAGAGACCGATGAGCCTCGAACGCCTTTCCCGGAGAAGTTGCCACGTATTGGTCCCCGATATCATCACGATACGCCACATACCGGCGTCCAAACGCAAAATGGGAGGACTTTCATGACGATGATCAAGAAGAGCACAGTTGTCATGGGCACGATGGCGGCCGCCGTCGCCCTGACCGCCGCGCAGGCCTCGGCCCAGGAAAACTGGACCATGACCAGCACCTGGCCCGACTCGATCGCCCTGATCGAAATCGACCGAAACTGGGTCGATATGGTCAACCGGATCACCGGCGACGACCTGCAGATCGATTTCCGGGCCGGCGGCACCCTCATGCCCGGCACCCAGGTATTCGACGCTGTCGAGACCGGCAGCATCGAGGCGGCGGGCGATTGGCCCGGCTATTGGGCCGGCACCAATTCCGCCTTCTCGCCGTTGGCAACCCACACGATGCTGTTCAACGGCGTCGACTACCTGAACTGGATCTACGGCTGGGGCGGCGCTGAACTCTACGACGAAATCTACGGCCAGTTCGATATGGTCTATCTTCCCTATGGCATCACCAACAACGAGTCCGGCTTCCGCGGCAATACGCCGATCGAGTCGATCGCCGATCTCGAAGGCCTGCGCCTGCGCCTGTCCGGGCGCGATCAGGGTCGTGTGCTCGAACAACTGGGCGGATCTCAGGTCACGCTGGCGGGCGAGGAGATCTATCAGGCGGTCGAACGCGGTGTCGTCGACGGTGCGGAGTTTTCAACGCCGGGCGTCGATTTCGAAGCCGGCTTCCACGAGGTCGCCGATTACTGGTCGGTCCCGGGCTGGCACCAATCCGCCAGTGTCTTCGGCGTCATGATCAACCGCGATGCCTGGGATGCCTTGTCCGAAGAAACTCAGGACAAGCTTCGGATCGCTGCGCAAGCCAACATGGCGTGGTCGATCGCCTGGTCCGAGCGCAGTTCGACCCAGGGGACGCAGGACTTCCTCGATGCCGGGACAGAGATCAATCCGCTTCCGGACGAGGATCTCGACCGGATCCAGGAGATTTCCAACGCCGTCATCATCGAGGGGGCGTGCGAAAACCCGGATCACGCCGCCGTCTACCATTCCCAGATCAGCTATCTGCAGGAATATGCAACGTGGCGCGATATCTCGGCACCGTTCAACATGAGCCGGGCGATGGACAATCTGCCCTCGCTTGAAGAAATCGAAGCCTGCATGTAATGGACTGAAACCGCGATGCCCCCACCGATCCCGAGGTGGGGGCGCCTTCGGCGGTTCACCCCGGTGAAAATTTCCAACAAAGGGCTATGCGCCGATGCACACCGTCGCGGAATCGATCGACCGGTTGAATCGCTGGATCGGATTTCTTCTGGCCCCGATCATCGCCATTCTGACGCTGGTTATCGTTTATGACATTGGTGTCCGGTTCGTGATCGGCCGGCCCAGCGACTGGGCTTTCGACATCTCAAAGCAGCTCTTCGCGGCCCATTTCATGCTATTGGCGGCCTATGGGCTCTATGCGCGTGCCCATGTCGAAGTCGATGTTCTGAAAGATCTCGGGTCGAAGAAGACGCAAGCCTGGCTCGACATACTCGGCTATCTGATTTTCTTCGTGCCGTTCATGGCGATTTATCTGAGCTATACATGGAGCTTCGCCTGGCGGTCCTGGACACGAGGTGAAACGACATACGGCGTTGTTTCGATTCCGATCTATCCCCTGAAGATGATCATGGTGATATCCGGCGTTATCCTCTCACTCCAGGCCCTCGCAATCGTCCTTCGCGCCATCAGCCGCCTTCGCGAGGAAGAATAGCCCATGGGACCGGAATACCTTACAATTCTCATGTTCGGTGGCTTGCTGGTCGGCCTGTTCATGGGTCATCCGCTGCCGTTCGTTCTGGGCGGCATCGCCGTCATCGGCGCCTATCTCGGCCCGGGACCGCAGGTCTTCGGCATTATCGTCAACAATATCTATGGCCGCGCCATGGACAATTACGTCCTGGTCGCGATACCGCTCTTCATTCTGATGGCCCGTTTCCTGAACGATTCCGGCGTGACCGAGCGCATGTTCGAAGCGCTGCGCCTGCTGCTCGCCCGTCTTCGCGGCGGACTGACCCTGACGGTCGTCATCGTCTCGGTACTGCTTGCGGCAACCACCGGAATCGTCGGCGCCTCCATCACCGTCATGGGCATGATCGCCCTCGCCCCGATGCTGAAATACGGCTACAACAAGCATCTCAGCACCGGCGTCATCATGGCCAGCGGCAGCCTGGGCATCCTTATTCCGCCAAGCATCATGCTGGTCCTGATGGCCAGCTATTCGCCCGTTTCGGTGGGCGAGCTGTTCGCCGGCGCGCTGGTGCCGGGCGTGCTGCTGGGCGGATTCTATGCCGCCTATGTGCTTATCCTGTGCCATTTTCGCCCCGATTTCGGTCCGCCGGTCGAGGCCGAGGAACGGGCGCTGACCTCGACGGGGCAGCTGATCGCCATGCTGGCGAAATTCGTCGTACCGCCGATCGGCCTGATCCTGGGCGTTCTGGGTGCACTGTTCACCGGTTTGGCTACGGCGACCGAGGCTTCTGCGATCGGGGCCTTTCTCGCCTTTATCCTCTATCTGATATTCGGCGACCGGTCGGTCAAAACAGTCTTCAACACGTTTCTGGAAGCCAGCAAGACGACGGTCATGGTGATGTTCGTGATCGTCGGCGCAACCGCGTTCACCGGCGTCTTTTCCAGCGGCGGCGGCATGCAGCTGATACAGGAGCTGCTGCTCGACTCCGGGCTGACACCCTTCTGGGTGATCGCGCTGATGCTGGCGATCATCTTCGTGCTGGGCATGTTCCTGGACTGGACCGGCATCGTTTTGCTCAGCTTCCCGATCATGCTGCCGATCATCGAGGCGATGGGAATCGACCTGCTCTGGTTCATCGTCCTGACGGCGGTCATTCTGCAAACGTCGTTCCTGACGCCGCCCTTCGGCTATGCGCTGTTTTACCTCAAGGGCGTCTCGCCACCGGAAATCAGGATCGTCGATCTGTATCTGGCGGTGATTCCATTCTGCCTGCTGATCGTGCTGATGTGCATCGCCATGGCGGTCTTCCCCGGTCTCGCGACCGGCCTGCCCGGACTGCTGCTACGCTGATCGCCCCCTGATCGCCCCCTGATCGCCCCGGGACTCCGCCCTGAGCGGGCAGTGACGACAGCCGCCTCATTCCTCATCCCCGGAGATGCGCGAAGCGCGTCGTCCGGGGTCCACACGAGCCGGAAGAGCCTTGGCTGAGTAGTTCCCGGACTGGTGTAGAGCATTGTTTTGTGCTGCATCGCATCCGGGAATTGCCGTTCGTGCTACTGGTTCCCGCCTCGCCCCTTTCCCGATGGCCCCGTTCTGAAAATGGCCGCGTGCGGACATTCTCAGGGGACGAAACAGGAACTCGCCACGTCCATCCCCGGAGATGCGCGAAGCGCGTCGTCCGGGGTCCACACGAGCCAGAAGAACCTTCGCTGCGCGGTTCCCGGACCGGTGGCGCATCATTTTGTGCTGCTTTGCATCCGAGGAATTGGCGTTCGTGCTGCTCGCTCCCGCCTCGCCCCCTTCCCGATCACCACCCCCGCCGCCGCATTGGAATGGCAACGAAATGGAACACGGCGCGGGGTGTTCGTGTTTAGGAAATGGCGGCCATACCGGCCGATGCAATGATAATAGCAAAGGAGAACCGATATGACGCGGAGCCTCACACGAAGCAGGGCGCAAAGCGCCATGGCGGTCGCAGCGATTCTCATCGGCTCGTTCGCGCTGTCGGCGTGCGAAACGATGCAAGGTTTCGGCCGTGACGTTCAGTCCGGCGGCGAAGCTGTGGAAGACTCGTCGGAAGACGTGCAGCGGGACATGAACTGACCGGATCGAGCAGTTCGGATTCCGCCGCGCCGGTTTGCCGGAGCGTCAGGCAGTTTACCAAAGAAAAAGGGGAGGCCAGCGGCCTCCCCTTTTCTCGTCTCGGCTATAAGCCGCCCGTTTGACGGGGCAATGCTTAGAAGCTGAGAGCCGTGGTCACGACACCAACCCAAGCATCGTTCTCGATGCTAACGTTCTCGCCGTAGGCGTTGTCGCCCGAAGTGCTCCACTGGCTGTCGATGTAGGCCAGGTCGCCCTTGACATCCAGACCCGGCGCAACGCTGTAGGCCGTGCCGAGGCCGAAGCGCTGCTCGTCGACGGAGTATCCAGCCCGCGTAGCATTGCCTGCGTCTACGCCGGAAACCGACACATCCTGGCTGGCGTCGGCGTAGCTCACACCGAAGACCCACGGACCGACCGTGTACGAAGTACCGACCAACCAGGTCTCGTCGTTAAATCCGCTGATGTTGCCCGATTCGCTCCGATCGATGTACTGCGCGCCGACATCAAAACCGGCAACGGCCAGACCGGCGCCAACATTCCAGGCGCTCAGATTGCGGTTCGAATAGACGTCGTTGTTGCCATTGTTGTCGACGAAGTAGTTTGC contains:
- a CDS encoding iron-containing alcohol dehydrogenase → MTIATVTSPELMLIGADAVERIADVMARLHVSRPLIVTDPFIATAPPYQRLSNALTAAGIPHDSYSDTVPDPTTTAVTAGVDLLARGAADGPYDCMIAIGGGSSMDTAKAMGILHAGGGRMRDHKVPASPDMPVMPLICIPTTAGTGSEATRVTVITDVETDEKMLIMGMAALPAAAIVDYTLTMAKPFRLTADTGVDSLTHAIEAYVSRKANPHTDMLALNAMRLIAAHIRTACFDPGNAPAREAMMLAAMQAGMAFSNASVCLVHGMSRPIGAFFHVPHGLSNAMLLPAVTAFSIAGAPGRYADCARATGWAEPNADDTTAGRTLIEGLVRLNDDLEVPTPAAYGIDRSRYDAVLDVMADQALASGSPANNPVVPAHEQIVGLYRSVWGE
- the dctP gene encoding TRAP transporter substrate-binding protein DctP; the encoded protein is MTMIKKSTVVMGTMAAAVALTAAQASAQENWTMTSTWPDSIALIEIDRNWVDMVNRITGDDLQIDFRAGGTLMPGTQVFDAVETGSIEAAGDWPGYWAGTNSAFSPLATHTMLFNGVDYLNWIYGWGGAELYDEIYGQFDMVYLPYGITNNESGFRGNTPIESIADLEGLRLRLSGRDQGRVLEQLGGSQVTLAGEEIYQAVERGVVDGAEFSTPGVDFEAGFHEVADYWSVPGWHQSASVFGVMINRDAWDALSEETQDKLRIAAQANMAWSIAWSERSSTQGTQDFLDAGTEINPLPDEDLDRIQEISNAVIIEGACENPDHAAVYHSQISYLQEYATWRDISAPFNMSRAMDNLPSLEEIEACM
- a CDS encoding TRAP transporter small permease subunit; the encoded protein is MHTVAESIDRLNRWIGFLLAPIIAILTLVIVYDIGVRFVIGRPSDWAFDISKQLFAAHFMLLAAYGLYARAHVEVDVLKDLGSKKTQAWLDILGYLIFFVPFMAIYLSYTWSFAWRSWTRGETTYGVVSIPIYPLKMIMVISGVILSLQALAIVLRAISRLREEE
- a CDS encoding TRAP transporter large permease subunit produces the protein MGPEYLTILMFGGLLVGLFMGHPLPFVLGGIAVIGAYLGPGPQVFGIIVNNIYGRAMDNYVLVAIPLFILMARFLNDSGVTERMFEALRLLLARLRGGLTLTVVIVSVLLAATTGIVGASITVMGMIALAPMLKYGYNKHLSTGVIMASGSLGILIPPSIMLVLMASYSPVSVGELFAGALVPGVLLGGFYAAYVLILCHFRPDFGPPVEAEERALTSTGQLIAMLAKFVVPPIGLILGVLGALFTGLATATEASAIGAFLAFILYLIFGDRSVKTVFNTFLEASKTTVMVMFVIVGATAFTGVFSSGGGMQLIQELLLDSGLTPFWVIALMLAIIFVLGMFLDWTGIVLLSFPIMLPIIEAMGIDLLWFIVLTAVILQTSFLTPPFGYALFYLKGVSPPEIRIVDLYLAVIPFCLLIVLMCIAMAVFPGLATGLPGLLLR
- a CDS encoding entericidin A/B family lipoprotein, producing MTRSLTRSRAQSAMAVAAILIGSFALSACETMQGFGRDVQSGGEAVEDSSEDVQRDMN